In Hallerella succinigenes, the following are encoded in one genomic region:
- a CDS encoding IS630 family transposase, whose product MEKDDARKNVQSLLEKRKTIVKMKKAGFKKSKIAETCGVSRPMVDAVLSLYEKGGMNALKPKTRGRKEREKRLLSANQESEIQKLIRDKRPEQLKFKFALWTREAVAELVRSKFGVKLAKRTVGDYLKRWNFTPQKPIVRAYEQNPEAVKKWLEEEYPKIKADAVCENAEIHWADETAIVNTDVRGRSYAPCGQTPVVKAPGCRERFSMISAVNNRGKCHWMMIDGAFDATKLIDFMTALVKDVYADGKGKKVFLVMDNLRVHHSKPVKEWLEANTDKISVFYLPSYSPELNPDERLNADLKHEISSNAPARTREKLRSHAESHMKMVSNSPERVIKYFGDKHVSYAA is encoded by the coding sequence ATGGAAAAAGATGATGCAAGAAAGAATGTCCAGAGCCTTCTCGAAAAACGGAAGACAATCGTAAAAATGAAGAAGGCGGGATTCAAGAAAAGCAAGATCGCAGAGACCTGCGGCGTGAGCCGCCCCATGGTGGATGCAGTTCTATCGCTTTACGAGAAAGGCGGGATGAATGCGCTCAAGCCGAAGACAAGGGGCCGCAAGGAAAGGGAAAAAAGGCTCCTTTCCGCCAATCAAGAATCCGAGATACAGAAACTAATCCGGGACAAGCGTCCCGAACAGCTCAAGTTCAAGTTCGCCCTCTGGACCCGCGAAGCGGTTGCGGAGCTTGTCCGCAGCAAATTTGGAGTGAAGCTGGCCAAGAGAACGGTCGGCGACTACCTCAAAAGATGGAACTTCACCCCGCAAAAACCGATTGTCCGCGCGTACGAGCAAAACCCCGAAGCGGTGAAGAAGTGGCTCGAAGAGGAATACCCGAAAATAAAGGCCGATGCGGTATGCGAGAATGCGGAAATCCACTGGGCGGACGAGACCGCCATCGTGAACACGGATGTCCGTGGCCGCAGCTACGCCCCCTGCGGGCAGACCCCGGTCGTGAAGGCTCCCGGATGCAGGGAGCGCTTTTCCATGATATCGGCGGTGAACAATCGCGGGAAGTGCCACTGGATGATGATTGACGGGGCGTTCGACGCGACGAAGCTCATCGACTTCATGACGGCTCTGGTGAAGGATGTGTATGCAGACGGGAAAGGGAAGAAAGTGTTTCTCGTGATGGACAACCTGAGGGTTCACCACAGCAAGCCGGTAAAGGAATGGCTTGAAGCGAACACGGACAAGATAAGCGTATTCTACCTGCCCAGCTACAGTCCCGAGCTGAATCCTGACGAACGTCTTAATGCCGACCTGAAACACGAAATATCTTCCAACGCACCGGCTCGGACTCGCGAAAAGCTACGCTCCCATGCGGAATCCCACATGAAAATGGTGAGCAACAGCCCTGAACGAGTAATCAAGTATTTTGGCGACAAGCATGTCTCTTATGCAGCATGA
- a CDS encoding Eco57I restriction-modification methylase domain-containing protein, with product MSQPKCKTMTLEERKARVAELARLFNENKTYYLSKEFNEANCRGQFIDVLLECLGWDVKNEKGARPDKREVIPEDRVTIDNRTKHPDYSLCFGGIKKIYVEAKQPSVDLKKDPAPALQVRRYAYTSKMPIAILTDFSEFAVYDTRIKPNSKDTAGTARIGYYTFEEYAEKFEELYNRFSYEAVDLGKFDTYFESAKDKKGTASVDDDILSMIERWRLLLAEDIALHNAEIDEYNLTSSVQKIIDRILFLRICEDKEIEEYDALGKIARSKNGIYPRLQKLFDASDKKFNSGLFAKDDFTDSLSIQDKTLESIVGELYYPKCPYEFSVLPVEILGSIYERFLGKIIRFSRKTKNGHSVEVVEKPEVQKAGGVYYTPTYIVNYIVENTIGKKIAGRTPEQIAKMRFVDPACGSGSFLIGAYQYLLAYHLDYYDSDKNRARAEKSGIIYKDSATLSYKLSVEEKKRILLNNIYGVDIDAQAVEVTKLSLFLKLLENEGKALSQSGMGEMFRSSDLAQNKILPDMRENIKCGNSLIGSDFYADKNFLDFCMEEQRKVNAFDWEKEFPQVFTDGGSLPLAKAKASFATPSAGTPRNAPKKTRTGGFDCVIGNPPYLRVQGLRENYEEEAKFYEQNYQSATGRFDFYVLFLEKGFTLLNKDGYLSFICPHKFLNSDFGVGLRSFIYKNRALNFLTHFGSEQVFSSASVYTCVIGLSHQNKNFSYAQVIPTEIENGVVSETFPIEKLSDTSRWSFQTGMAATVLEKLHQQKNTVKEVFKGIYQGIVTGDNKAFYLENCTETKKFITGYSEALDQDVQIEKGICKPVLTGKTIQRYSFNDKKEYMIYPYRLGR from the coding sequence ATGTCGCAGCCAAAATGCAAAACGATGACCTTGGAAGAGCGCAAAGCGCGCGTTGCAGAATTAGCCCGGCTCTTCAACGAGAACAAAACCTATTATCTTTCTAAAGAATTTAACGAAGCCAACTGCCGTGGACAATTCATCGATGTTCTTTTGGAGTGCCTCGGCTGGGACGTGAAAAACGAAAAGGGTGCCCGCCCGGACAAGCGGGAAGTCATCCCCGAAGACCGCGTGACCATCGACAACCGCACCAAACACCCGGACTATTCCCTCTGTTTCGGGGGCATCAAAAAAATCTACGTGGAAGCCAAGCAGCCCAGCGTGGACCTGAAAAAGGACCCAGCCCCCGCCTTGCAAGTGCGCCGCTACGCCTATACCTCCAAAATGCCCATCGCCATCCTCACGGACTTCTCGGAATTCGCCGTTTACGACACGCGCATCAAGCCCAACTCCAAGGACACCGCCGGCACGGCGCGCATCGGATATTACACCTTCGAAGAATACGCCGAAAAATTTGAAGAGCTTTACAACCGCTTCAGCTACGAAGCTGTGGATCTGGGCAAGTTCGACACTTATTTTGAAAGCGCGAAAGACAAAAAGGGGACGGCCAGCGTGGACGACGACATCCTTTCCATGATAGAACGTTGGCGACTTCTCCTAGCCGAAGACATCGCGCTCCACAACGCCGAAATCGACGAATACAATCTCACCTCCAGCGTCCAGAAAATCATCGACCGCATCCTCTTCTTGCGCATCTGCGAAGACAAGGAAATCGAAGAATACGACGCTCTAGGAAAAATCGCCCGGAGCAAAAACGGCATTTACCCCCGCCTCCAAAAACTCTTCGACGCGTCGGACAAAAAATTCAACTCCGGCCTTTTCGCCAAGGACGACTTTACCGACAGCCTTTCCATTCAGGACAAAACCCTCGAAAGCATCGTCGGCGAACTTTACTACCCCAAATGCCCATACGAGTTCAGCGTCCTTCCCGTGGAAATCCTGGGCTCGATTTACGAACGCTTCCTCGGCAAAATCATCCGCTTCAGCCGAAAGACGAAAAACGGACACAGCGTGGAAGTCGTTGAAAAGCCCGAAGTGCAAAAAGCCGGCGGCGTGTATTACACCCCCACTTACATCGTGAATTACATCGTGGAAAACACCATCGGCAAAAAAATCGCCGGACGCACTCCCGAGCAGATTGCGAAAATGCGTTTCGTGGACCCCGCTTGCGGCTCGGGGAGCTTTCTCATCGGCGCATACCAGTATCTTCTTGCCTACCACCTTGACTACTACGACAGCGACAAAAACCGCGCCAGGGCCGAAAAATCGGGAATCATTTACAAAGACTCCGCAACCCTTTCTTACAAACTTTCCGTCGAAGAAAAAAAACGCATCCTTTTGAACAACATCTACGGCGTGGACATCGACGCGCAGGCGGTGGAAGTCACCAAACTCTCGCTCTTCCTCAAGCTGCTCGAAAACGAAGGCAAGGCCCTCTCCCAAAGCGGCATGGGCGAAATGTTCCGCTCTTCGGATCTTGCGCAAAACAAAATCCTCCCCGACATGCGGGAAAACATCAAGTGTGGCAACTCGCTCATCGGAAGCGACTTCTACGCCGACAAAAACTTTCTGGACTTTTGCATGGAAGAGCAAAGAAAGGTGAACGCCTTCGACTGGGAAAAGGAATTTCCCCAAGTATTTACGGACGGGGGAAGCCTCCCCCTCGCGAAAGCCAAAGCGTCTTTCGCTACCCCCTCTGCGGGGACACCCCGCAACGCCCCGAAAAAAACGCGGACTGGCGGATTTGACTGCGTCATCGGCAACCCGCCGTATTTGCGTGTGCAAGGTCTGCGCGAAAATTATGAAGAAGAAGCGAAGTTTTATGAACAGAATTACCAGTCTGCAACAGGACGGTTCGATTTTTATGTTCTATTCCTGGAAAAAGGATTCACCTTGTTGAACAAAGACGGCTATCTCTCTTTTATTTGTCCGCATAAATTCTTGAACAGCGACTTTGGCGTGGGATTACGCTCTTTCATATACAAAAATCGTGCGCTGAATTTTTTAACGCATTTTGGCTCGGAGCAAGTCTTTTCTTCGGCATCGGTTTATACCTGCGTCATCGGACTTTCCCATCAGAACAAAAATTTTTCTTATGCGCAAGTGATACCCACTGAAATTGAAAACGGCGTTGTGTCGGAAACGTTCCCCATAGAAAAATTAAGCGATACAAGCCGATGGAGTTTTCAAACAGGAATGGCTGCAACAGTTCTTGAAAAATTACATCAACAAAAAAATACAGTGAAAGAGGTATTTAAAGGGATTTATCAAGGCATTGTCACCGGCGATAACAAAGCATTTTATTTAGAAAACTGTACAGAAACCAAAAAATTTATTACAGGTTATTCAGAGGCTCTAGATCAAGACGTCCAAATAGAAAAAGGAATTTGCAAACCTGTATTGACAGGCAAAACCATTCAGAGATATTCTTTTAACGATAAAAAAGAATACATGATTTATCCTTATAGATTAGGCAGATAA